The bacterium nucleotide sequence GCATAAGATTTTTAAATTTATACGGATGGAATACTTGAATTCAATATACGGCATTCTCAAACAAAAAGCAAAGGGAGAGTCGCGGCGACGATAGACGCCGGACAAACAGCGGCGAGGGGCAGTTGGGATCGAAGCACCGCCAGCCTTGAGCTCAACCGCCGCCCTGCGCCGGTTGACAAAGGAAGTAGCCCTTGTTTCTGTAATTCTATTGACATTCTCGGGAATTATGACTAAATTACCTGCTAATTTAACCACTTTTTTCTCCCAGCTGTTCAGGCACGGGACACACGGTTCTAAGACATCTTTGCCGAGCCGTACAATCCCGTACAGCCTGAGGTGATTTTTTCCGCTTCTATCCTTCCACCTTTGCGATCGATGAGCTCCCGGCTGGCCCCCAGCCGGAGAGCGCGGATGGCGGGAGCGGTGGCGTTTCATTTGGACCATTAATCAACTTGTCTCAATAATCATCATGGAGCAACATTATGGCTGAACTTCTTTTCTGGCTTGCGCCCATCGGCTCGGCTGCCGCTCTGCTCTTTGCGTATCTGTTTTTTGTACAGATGAAAAAAGCAAGCGAAGGCACCGAACGCATGGCGCAGATCGCCCTGTACGTGCGCAAGGGCGCCATGGCGTACTTGAAGCAGCAGTACAAAGTAGTGGGCATTGTGTTTGTCTGTTTGGTCGTTCTGCTTACCTTTATGTCTGTGATCCTCAAGGTGCAGAACGGCTGGGTGCCGGTCGCCTTTTTGACCGGCGGTATCTTTTCCGCGTTGGCCGGCTTTTTCGGCATGAAGACCGCCACCTACGCTTCCTCTCGTACCGCTCAGGCGGCGCGGGAATCGCTGAACAAAGGGCTGGTGATCGCTTTTCGCAGCGGCGCGGTGATGGGCTTGGTGGTCGTGGGTCTGGCGCTGCTGGACATCTCCCTGTGGTTCCTTATCCTCAAGTCGGTGTATCCCATCGAGGATAGCCATAATCTTGTGCTGATCACCACCACCATGCTGACCTTCGGTATGGGCGCCTCTACGCAAGCGCTGTTTGCCCGCGTCGGCGGCGGCATCTTTACCAAGGCGGCGGATGTGGGCGCTGATCTGGTGGGCAAGGTGGAGAGCAACATACCGGAAGATGATCCACGCAATCCAGCCACTATCGCTGACAACGTCGGCGACAACGTGGGCGATGTGGCGGGCATGGGCGCGGATCTGTACGAGTCCTTCGCCGGTTCGATCCTCGCCACCGCTGCGCTGGGAGCTTCAGCCTATCTGGGAACCAGTCTGCAGTACAACGCGGTCATCGCTCCCATGCTGGTGGCTGCGGTCGGCACATTGCTGTCGATTCTGGGTATATTTGTCGTTCGCACCAAGGAGGGCGCTACCCAGAAGGAATTGCTTTCCGCATTGAGCCGCGGCGTCAACAGCAGCTCGATTTTCATCATGCTGCTCTCGTTCGGCATCATCAAGCTGCTCGGCCTGCCGATCGGTGTCTGGTGGTCCATGGTCATTGGTCTGATTTCCGGCATTATCATCGGCAAATCGACCGAGTATTTCACCTCTGCTTCTTTTAAACCAACGCAGCGAATCGCGGCTGCAGCCAAGACCGGCCCGGCTACGGTCATCATAGCCGGCCTCGGCGTGGGCATGATGTCCACCATCGTGCCGGTCTTGTCCGTGGTTCTGGCCACGATCTTTGCTTATCTGTTTGCCGCTGATTTCCACCTGAGCAATGTGAGCGCCGGCTTGTACGGCATCGGCATGGCTGCGGTCGGCATGCTGTCGACTCTGGGCATTACCCTGGCCACCGACGCCTACGGCCCCATCGCGGACAATGCCGGCGGCAACGCCGAAATGGCCGGACTGGAAAAAGAGGTGCGTAAGCGCACCGACGCCCTGGATGCACTGGGCAACACCACAGCAGCCACGGGCAAAGGATTTGCCATCGGCTCTGCGGCTCTGACCGCGCTCGCACTGCTGGCCTCCTATGTCGAAGAGCTAAAGATCGGCATGGTCCGTATCGGACAGACCACTATGAAGATGGCCGACGGTTTTCAAGTAGAGACCGCCAAAGCGGGCTTTATGGATTTCATGTCCTATTTTAACGTCAATCTGATGAATCCGATCGTGCTGGTGGGCATCTTTATCGGCGCCATGATGGCGTTCATGTTCTGCGGCTTGACCATGACTGCAGTCGGCCGCGCAGCCGGCCGCATGGTGGATGAAGTGCGCCGTCAATTCAAAGAGATCCCCGGCATTCTGGCGGGCAAGGCAGAGCCTGATTACGCTCGTTGCGTCGCCATTTCCACCAAAGGCGCTCAGCATGAAATGTTGCTGCCGTCTCTACTGGCCATCCTTGTACCGATTCTCACCGGTCTGCTGTTGGGAGTGGGCGGCGTCATGGGCCTTGTAATCGGCGGCACTTCCACCGGTTTTGTCCTGGCAGTGTTTATGGCCAATACAGGCGGCGCCTGGGATAATGCGAAAAAGTACATCGAAGAAGGCAATATGGGCGGCAAAGGTTCTGACGTGCATCGAGCCGCAGTGATCGGCGACACGGTCGGCGATCCGTTCAAGGATACTTCTGGTCCGAGTCTGAACATTCTCATTAAGCTGATGAGCATGGTTTCCATCGTCATGGCTGGATTGACCGTCGCGTATTCCATCCTTAAATAAAACCTCTGTCGTAGCGTGTTTACGGGCGACCCCTTCGGCCGCCCTTTTTTTTGCCGTTGTGCCTGTAACTCATCGGGAGCTGCGGATGGCGTTTGCAGCGAGAGCGGTAAAAAACTGGCAGCGGTTGCCCGCATGGGTGTAAAATTTTGTCCTTGCTAATGTTAACAAAGTTTTGTATCATAAATTTTGTCGGTAATGGTCTTTGTTGCCGATGAGAAGAACCTTTACCGCGGGAAGCGCTGAATCAGGCGCCGGCGGTATTAACCGCCCGTTTGCGGAGGAGGTGTGATGGAGAATGATCGCATAGCGTTGGATTGAAGAATATGATGGCAAAATCAGTGGGCCGATGGTTGGTCCTCGCGAAGGTACTGGTGTTCACTGCGGAATCACGGGCGGTCGATATCTTTCCCGTTGGACCAGAGATGCAGAAACGGGTGGATTTTTGGGTCAAGATCAATACGCAGTACTCCAAAG carries:
- a CDS encoding sodium-translocating pyrophosphatase, whose amino-acid sequence is MAELLFWLAPIGSAAALLFAYLFFVQMKKASEGTERMAQIALYVRKGAMAYLKQQYKVVGIVFVCLVVLLTFMSVILKVQNGWVPVAFLTGGIFSALAGFFGMKTATYASSRTAQAARESLNKGLVIAFRSGAVMGLVVVGLALLDISLWFLILKSVYPIEDSHNLVLITTTMLTFGMGASTQALFARVGGGIFTKAADVGADLVGKVESNIPEDDPRNPATIADNVGDNVGDVAGMGADLYESFAGSILATAALGASAYLGTSLQYNAVIAPMLVAAVGTLLSILGIFVVRTKEGATQKELLSALSRGVNSSSIFIMLLSFGIIKLLGLPIGVWWSMVIGLISGIIIGKSTEYFTSASFKPTQRIAAAAKTGPATVIIAGLGVGMMSTIVPVLSVVLATIFAYLFAADFHLSNVSAGLYGIGMAAVGMLSTLGITLATDAYGPIADNAGGNAEMAGLEKEVRKRTDALDALGNTTAATGKGFAIGSAALTALALLASYVEELKIGMVRIGQTTMKMADGFQVETAKAGFMDFMSYFNVNLMNPIVLVGIFIGAMMAFMFCGLTMTAVGRAAGRMVDEVRRQFKEIPGILAGKAEPDYARCVAISTKGAQHEMLLPSLLAILVPILTGLLLGVGGVMGLVIGGTSTGFVLAVFMANTGGAWDNAKKYIEEGNMGGKGSDVHRAAVIGDTVGDPFKDTSGPSLNILIKLMSMVSIVMAGLTVAYSILK